A stretch of the Notamacropus eugenii isolate mMacEug1 chromosome 2, mMacEug1.pri_v2, whole genome shotgun sequence genome encodes the following:
- the LOC140523401 gene encoding oocyte-secreted protein 2-like has protein sequence MKAFQRLSVLCILVFQAWTQDYPVTSKCTLLDLLVSVRRNLFNDGIWISSNDVILGDGCSVNNVVTDVFEFQYSVRECGIYTEVYATKLIFKTVIYYTPTSYGRECFHSKTEFYVSCSVDRTVSPQYSLISSEEDPQSSERRYQACTKRSVFSSPEFHFFLFK, from the exons ATGAAGGCATTTCAGAGATTAAGCGTGCTGTGCATTTTAGTTTTCCAGGCTTGGACCCAAGACTATCCAG TGACATCAAAATGCACCCTTCTCGACCTACTGGTATCAGTGAGGAGAAATCTGTTTAATGATGGTATATGGATAAGTTCTAATGATGTGATATTGGGAGATGGCTGTTCAGTAAATAATGTGGTAACTGATGTGTTTGAGTTCCAGTACTCCGTGAGAGAGTGTGGAATATATACAGAG GTTTATGCAACTAAACTCATTTTCAAAACTGTCATCTACTATACCCCAACATCATATGGGAGAGAATGTTTTCATTCAAAGACCGAGTTCTATGTATCATGTTCAGTAGATAG GACAGTATCACCACAGTATTCCCTCATATCTTCTGAGGAAGATCCACAGAGCAGTGAAAGAAGATATCAGGCTTGCACGAAAAGATCTGTGTTTTCAAGTCCAGAATTTCACTTCTTCTTATTTAAGTAA